The following are from one region of the Saccharomyces kudriavzevii IFO 1802 strain IFO1802 genome assembly, chromosome: 12 genome:
- the SKDI12G4520 gene encoding uncharacterized protein, giving the protein MAVPVRGETRNVDDNMSAQVQSKAKTIDTTKEFQKLSIDTSIENKQRKQALIDLETYEIFLNKLTTKKDKITNEVKQDDDISNLDQLMELDERNDYQPR; this is encoded by the coding sequence atgGCGGTCCCAGTGAGGGGTGAAACAAGAAATGTTGACGACAACATGTCTGCGCAGGTTCAATCTAAGGCCAAAACAATTGATACTACTAAAGAGTTTCAGAAATTAAGTATTGATACTTCtattgaaaacaaacagAGGAAGCAAGCTCTAATTGATTTGGAAACATATGAGATATTTTTAAACAAGTTAACTActaaaaaagataaaattaCGAATGAGGTTAAACaggatgatgatatttcaaatctcGATCAATTAATGGAACTCGATGAAAGAAACGATTACCAGCCGAGATAG
- the SKDI12G4510 gene encoding integrase catalytic domain-containing protein, protein MDIFGPVSNSNSDTKRYMFIMVDESTRYCITSTHFNRNAETILAQIKKNIQYVESQFDRKVKEINSDQGNEFTNDQIEKHLVSKGIRHIFSASQDHAANGRAERYIRTIVTDATTLLKHSNLRIKFWEYAVTSTTNVRNCLEDETTGQLPLKAISSQPVKVRFMSFLPFGEQGIIWNHNHNKLKPSGLSAIILCKDPNSHGYKFFVPSIKKVVTSDNYTIPDYAVDSILGNTQNIYLDDQSRSDIFNEAENSDAVSRLYDAFENYEDDHKQVTLLTDLFTTEELAQIEVNAKYSSPSDNL, encoded by the coding sequence ATGGATATCTTTGGTCCAGTATCAAACTCGAACTCGGATACGAAAAGATACATGTTTATTATGGTTGATGAAAGTACAAGATATTGCATCACCTCCACACATTTTAACAGAAATGCTGAAACTATCTTAGCACagatcaagaagaatattCAGTACGTGGAATCTCAATTTGACAGAaaagtcaaagaaatcaattcAGATCAAGGAAATGAATTTACAAATGATCAGATAGAAAAACATCTTGTTTCAAAAGGAATACGTCATATATTTTCCGCTTCACAAGATCATGCTGCCAACGGAAGAGCAGAAAGATACATCAGAACCATCGTTACTGATGCAACAACCTTGTTAAAACATAGTAACTTACGTATTAAATTTTGGGAATACGCAGTAACATCTACTACCAATGTACGAAATTGTTTAGAAGACGAGACCACAGGTCAACTACCATTAAAGGCGATCTCTAGTCAACCTGTTAAAGTGAGATTCATGTCCTTCTTACCCTTCGGAGAACAAGGAATAATTTGGAATCATAATCACAACAAACTAAAACCATCAGGACTTAGTGCTATAATATTATGCAAAGATCCTAATAGTCATGgatacaaattttttgtacCATCTATTAAAAAAGTTGTCACTTCAGATAATTACACAATTCCAGACTATGCAGTGGATTCAATATTAGGGAACACACAGAACATATACCTAGATGATCAAAGTAGATCagatattttcaatgaagcAGAAAACTCAGATGCTGTTTCAAGGTTATATGATGCATTCGAAAATTACGAAGATGATCATAAACAGGTTACACTACTCACAGACTTGTTTACCACAGAAGAATTAGCTCAGATCGAAGTTAATGCTAAATATTCATCTCCTAGTGATAATctataa
- the TUS1 gene encoding Rho family guanine nucleotide exchange factor TUS1 (similar to Saccharomyces cerevisiae TUS1 (YLR425W); ancestral locus Anc_4.305), translating into MYRYSKGSPLEQTSHKRVGRHDSQRNSIELPKLPPLNTRNSFLDDSDNGIDNVSIGWTPISGNQQFQSPGPSAFAFTSKHHIRGNATSSSESTPKSTKYIKERRPPPPFLHSTESIHFDSPMASPRPWSKEKSLDTLSFVGDSEEQHHIDDIPNHCRILESPFVNQFSSIPSKSPTNNIKCQTRSTDESSPRYHERDRALPPIPLTTTLLLSPFDEEDPEFFTKPPPPLSTSRNISGHSRVSESLESVYSDSDYTFNNSNARQSSFNSLLGAKPLEVAPSITAPTQPFSIQSVDEHKLYQCDNVYKLSRIYEWILKVYFEWFNECVFTKIDLFQIVQLLLEFQMPKNFDQDTIDSNVDNIMASLIAQEAVRFDVINDEEVAVVVAGLDVTGVFTELLPCYSFIDNTYGSTNSLVCYSNICAHELSSGFRKEIKLSEIINKSVGLWTEYWHLSPDDLAEINPREVQRQSFIFDLIILEERSLNMATAAVEIYGKRFEKTLLPEEPDFKSMAFDIFEPLIQLHTEFLLTPIFWKLKTRGKFIDGIGKIYSKWCGEAKDIYLNYAKAMATVHEIIMWEKKNKTKFVAWLKEIDNSVEITRSKMYHDVIFFGGFFKSLQNMPVTLRSILKNTDASIEDYEYLKIVIKDVENLNFEVNRVHGLAIDHRKLVRFSKQLVLSTNSSNAASYINVGGSSNDNEHDAMQDKLALGLTYPERKLVLSGTVYKKRELWLDPTPVYIALLDNCLLITEEINKGESQRYKLIERPIPIDYLSLEKRRIPEANILPVGNGNYSQREHKYPMHNFSTPISSMRPLLRSSGNHASTAYGDRKAGNTEISNANPNINEFSFKIRNTATGESFKFYTASAEELSLWTDAIMDSFKKNAENHDLNAFEFTVLSSEFEYSDKDAPVNLPVAPEGSEIDIALKIYAKKVSGDIRTWSKATKILCCEDVKFEGKVYLLVATIDGVFLKYRDDYSHGFVKILETNDVKRMEANVKLGLLFVLDNRRLCYFSISSVLSRFVMQKNATDENRIVGIVIKDKVRFFKVADDFGNSRHLFFERKGKIVILTPEFDQLTNKVKYFKFYKEYKLPSSTNNILNNEIEDIAIFRKSFAVCTKKTVILYQDSFEDNGIVLPSFLNDGEMMAHLRHPHLNNLPFKNVRESKKRSSIESLTEEAKKDIAICKAMPVNFFQISQSKFFVLVYDEAVVKINCYGEMSDWKKDILLLDFCCTGASFHDDHLILVGDNLIQIYDLKNVEHNLSELVPIQIIKGKKIRLTSSERREKTILALSHPNILNRQLLVACNPVTMADRH; encoded by the coding sequence ATGTACCGATATAGCAAGGGCTCTCCACTTGAGCAAACATCGCATAAACGGGTCGGTCGGCATGACAGCCAACGCAACAGCATCGAATTGCCGAAACTGCCACCTTTGAATACAAGAAACTCCTTTTTGGATGATTCCGATAATGGAATAGACAACGTCTCAATCGGTTGGACGCCAATCAGTGGCAACCAGCAATTTCAAAGTCCCGGTCCTTCGGCCTTTGCCTTCACATCTAAACATCATATAAGGGGAAACGCCACTAGCTCCTCAGAATCCACACCCAAATCAACTAAatatatcaaagaaagacGACCACCGCCACCGTTTCTACACTCTACTGAATCAATACACTTCGACTCACCCATGGCTTCTCCCAGACCTTGGTCCAAGGAAAAGTCGCTTGATACACTATCATTCGTAGGGGACTCGGAGGAACAGCATCACATAGATGACATTCCTAATCATTGCAGGATCTTAGAATCACCATTTGTCAACCAATTTAGTTCTATTCCTTCAAAGTCTCCAACTAATAATATCAAATGCCAGACTCGAAGCACTGATGAATCTAGTCCTCGGTATCATGAAAGAGATAGAGCTTTACCGCCCATTCCTTTAACTACTACCCTTTTACTCTCTCCGTTTGACGAAGAAGACccagaatttttcaccaagCCACCGCCACCTCTATCAACCTCTAGAAATATAAGTGGGCATAGCCGAGTGTCAGAAAGTCTAGAAAGTGTTTATTCGGATTCAGATTATACTTTTAATAATTCAAATGCTAGGCAAAGCAGCTTCAACTCCTTACTGGGCGCCAAGCCCTTGGAAGTGGCACCAAGCATCACTGCACCAACACAGCCGTTTTCAATACAGTCAGTCGATGAACACAAGCTTTACCAATGTGATAATGTTTACAAGCTATCCCGAATTTATGAGTGGATTCTTAaagtttattttgaatggtTCAATGAATGTGTTTTCACGAAAATCgacctttttcaaatagtaCAGTTACTTCTAGAGTTTCAAATGcccaaaaattttgatcaaGATACAATAGACTCCAATGTAGATAATATTATGGCTTCGCTTATTGCACAGGAGGCAGTAAGATTTGATGTTATCAACGATGAAGAGGTAGCTGTAGTGGTGGCGGGCTTGGACGTTACTGGGGTCTTTACAGAGCTACTGCCGTGCTATTCGTTTATCGATAATACCTACGGATCCACAAATTCTCTAGTCTGCTATTCCAACATCTGTGCGCATGAGCTAAGCTCTGGTTTTAGAAAGGAAATAAAGCTTTCTGAAATTATAAATAAATCTGTTGGACTTTGGACGGAATATTGGCACTTGAGTCCCGATGACTTAGCAGAAATTAACCCACGTGAAGTACAGCGACAAAGCTTCATATTTGACCTGATTattttggaagaaagatCGTTGAATATGGCCACAGCAGCAGTAGAAATATATGGGAAACGGTTTGAGAAAACCTTGCTTCCAGAAGAGCCCGACTTCAAATCAATGGCATTTGACATCTTCGAGCCTCTCATCCAATTGCATACCGAATTTCTTTTGACGCCAATTTTctggaaattgaaaacaagaGGTAAGTTTATTGATGGTATTGGGAAAATCTATTCGAAATGGTGTGGCGAAGCCAAGGATATATATTTAAATTACGCCAAGGCTATGGCAACTGTACACGAAATTATAAtgtgggaaaaaaagaacaaaaccAAATTCGTTGCATGGCTAAAGGAGATTGACAACTCTGTTGAAATCACGAGGTCCAAAATGTATCATGACgtgatattttttggcGGATTCTTCAAGTCTTTACAGAACATGCCTGTAACTTTGCGTTCAATACTAAAAAACACAGATGCTTCTATTGAGGATTATGAATATCTCAAAATAGTCATTAAGGATGtagaaaatttgaacttCGAAGTGAATCGGGTCCATGGACTGGCAATTGACCACAGAAAGTTGGTAAGATTTTCGAAACAATTAGTACTGAGTACTAACAGTAGCAATGCAGCAAGTTATATAAACGTCGGCGGCAGTTCCAATGACAATGAACATGATGCCATGCAGGATAAGCTAGCCCTTGGGCTAACATATCCGGAAAGAAAGTTGGTACTGTCCGGGACAGTTTACAAAAAGAGGGAACTATGGCTGGATCCAACCCCAGTATATATCGCATTATTGGATAATTGTTTACTAATCACAGAGGAAATAAATAAGGGTGAATCACAAAGGTACAAGCTTATCGAAAGACCTATTCCCATAGATTATTTGAGTCTcgagaaaagaagaatccCAGAAGCAAACATACTGCCTGTCGGAAATGGAAATTACTCACAGAGAGAGCACAAATATCCCATGCATAATTTTTCGACACCCATTAGTTCTATGAGACCTTTGCTAAGAAGTTCTGGTAATCACGCATCGACAGCGTACGGAGACAGGAAAGCAGGTAATACTGAGATTTCTAACGCGAACCCaaatattaatgaattcTCATTTAAAATCAGAAATACAGCCACAGGTGAGTCGTTTAAGTTTTATACCGCCAGTGCTGAAGAGCTTAGCCTATGGACTGACGCTATCATGgactctttcaaaaagaatgcTGAAAATCATGATTTGAATGCATTTGAGTTTACAGTGTTAAGTTCTGAGTTCGAATATTCAGACAAGGATGCGCCAGTGAATCTACCAGTAGCTCCAGAAGGATCAGAAATTGATATAGCGCTGAAAATCTATGCTAAAAAGGTTAGCGGAGATATACGCACCTGGAGTAAAGCAACAAAGATATTATGTTGTGAAGATGTCAAATTTGAAGGTAAAGTCTACTTGCTTGTGGCTACTATTGACGGTgtcttcttgaaatataGGGACGATTATAGTCACGGCTTTGTGAAAATATTAGAAACAAATGACGTCAAAAGAATGGAAGCTAATGTTAAGTTGGGACTTCTGTTTGTTTTGGATAATAGAAGGCTGTGCTATTTTAGCATCTCAAGTGTGTTGAGCCGCTTTGTGATGCAAAAGAACGCGACAGATGAAAATCGCATTGTTGGAATAGTAATTAAAGATAAGgtaagatttttcaaagtcgCTGATGATTTTGGTAATTCCAggcatttattttttgaaagaaaagggaaaattGTTATATTAACACCGGAGTTTGATCAATTGACGAACAAAGTTAAATATTTCAAGTTCTACAAGGAGTATAAGCTTCCAAGTTCAACTAATaacattttgaataatgaaatcGAGGATATTGCGATATTCAGAAAAAGTTTTGCTGTTtgtacaaagaaaacagtTATACTTTATCAAGATTCATTTGAAGATAACGGAATAGTTTTGCcatcatttttgaatgacGGAGAAATGATGGCACATTTGAGGCATCCTCATCTGAACAATCTACCATTCAAGAATGTTAGGGAGTCGAAGAAACGCTCCTCTATAGAATCACTCAcagaagaagcaaaaaaggATATTGCCATTTGCAAAGCTATGCCcgtgaatttttttcaaatctcaCAATCTAAATTTTTCGTATTGGTATATGACGAGGCTGTAGTGAAGATAAATTGCTATGGCGAAATGTCTGATTGGAAGAAAGATATTCTGCTACTAGACTTTTGTTGCACCGGTGCGAGTTTCCATGATGATCATTTGATACTTGTCGGTGACAATCTTATACAGATTTATGACTTGAAGAATGTCGAACACAATTTGAGTGAATTAGTGCCCATCCAGATAATCAAAGGTAAGAAGATAAGACTGACTAGTTCGGAGAGAAGGGAAAAGACAATCCTTGCATTGAGTCATCCAAATATCCTTAATAGACAACTGTTGGTTGCGTGCAATCCTGTAACCATGGCAGATCGCCATTAA
- the ATG17 gene encoding protein kinase regulatory subunit ATG17 (similar to Saccharomyces cerevisiae ATG17 (YLR423C); ancestral locus Anc_4.300): MSEADVKKFVNNARKTLTDAQLLCSSANQRIVDIKRKLSSWQLSVSKLNFLIVGLREQGKFLYVTILKGGIGKKLIQKQWNQIVLVALVDEMKYWQYEITTKVARLDGIVNELNVTDKDDNDLPKLGDYISRENINLLNEKLKEVPVIERQIENIRLQYENMVRKVNRDLIETKLADIIRTFQSNFGIDKSTETDVAEQFSRELTDLEKDLVEIMNSLTQHFDKTLLLQDKKVGNEERGDLFKVVQGDDQELYNITKTLHEIINDVDKTILNLNQFLQKKMDEKAEIHNGVSEIINDFNRNLEYLIIFKDISNLIDTFKNSCTQDIQITKELCEFYDSFEKSYSNLVSEAKRRREVASKMEIILKDCEKQLQDLNAQDQKERQNFIAENGTYLPETIWPGEIDDFSSLYTINYNVKNS, from the coding sequence ATGAGCGAAGCAGATGTTAAAAAGTTTGTTAATAACGCTAGAAAGACGTTGACGGACGCTCAACTTTTATGTTCAAGTGCTAATCAAAGGATTGTAGACATTAAAAGAAAGTTATCATCCTGGCAGCTGAGTGTTTCGAAactcaatttcttgatagTCGGTTTGAGAGAACAAGGAAAGTTCCTTTACGTGACCATATTAAAGGGAGGCATTGGAAAGAAACTAATTCAGAAACAATGGAATCAAATTGTCTTAGTGGCCCTGGTGGATGAAATGAAGTATTGGCAGTACGAAATCACTACGAAAGTAGCCAGATTGGATGGTATAGTAAATGAGCTAAATGTGACAGATaaagatgataatgatCTTCCCAAATTAGGAGATTACATCTCCAGGGAAAACATCAActtattgaatgaaaaattgaaggaagTGCCTGTGATTGAACGTCAGATAGAAAATATTAGACTTCAATACGAAAACATGGTTAGAAAAGTTAACAGGGATTTGATTGAAACTAAACTAGCAGACATAATACGAACATTTCAAAGTAATTTCGGCATAGATAAGTCAACGGAGACAGATGTGGCGGAACAATTTAGTAGAGAACTAACTGATCTCGAAAAAGATCTAGTGGAGATTATGAACTCCCTTACACAACATTTTGATAAAACACTATTATTACAGGACAAAAAAGTAGGCAACGAAGAACGTGGAGACCTGTTTAAGGTGGTACAGGGCGATGATCAAGAGTTATACAACATAACTAAGACTTTACATGAAATAATCAATGATGTGGACAAGACAATACTCAATTTAAATCAATtcctgcaaaaaaaaatggatgaAAAGGCTGAAATACACAACGGGGTCTCTGAAATCATAAATGATTTCAACAGAAACTTGGAGTATTTGATAATCTTCAAagatatttcaaatctcATCGAtaccttcaaaaattcctGTACACAAGATATTCAGATAACAAAAGAACTTTGTGAATTTTACGATAGTTTCGAAAAAAGCTACTCTAACTTGGTTTCAGAAGCGAAAAGGAGAAGGGAAGTGGCAAGTAAAATGGAAATTATATTGAAAGATTGCGAGAAACAATTGCAGGATTTGAATGCTCAAGACCAGAAAGAACGTCAGAACTTCATAGCTGAAAATGGAACTTATCTTCCAGAGACAATATGGCCTGGTGAAATTGACGATTTTTCCTCCTTGTACACTATAAATTACAACGTCAAGAATTCTtga
- the SKDI12G4490 gene encoding uncharacterized protein, producing the protein MSDKEFRQGVLKLQQLLGELNYVRYKCRYDIEFAVKKVARLVNYPHEQVFYMIYKIIQYLARHKNIGIHYDRDLDKDKKIIGITDASVGSEYDAQSRIGVIIRYERNIHNVYSNKSTNRCLFSTEAELHAIYEGYADSETLKATLTELGEGDNRNIVMITDSKPSIQSLNRSYQQPKEKFTWIKTEIIKEKIKEKVIKLLKITGKENIADLLTKPVSISDFERFIKVLKNQITSQDILVSTQRISVEVQ; encoded by the coding sequence ATGTCTGATAAAGAATTCAGACAGGGCGTTTTGAAGCTACAACAATTACTAGGTGAACTAAACTACGTTAGGTACAAATGCAGATATGACATTGAATTTGCTGTTAAAAAGGTAGCTAGATTGGTAAACTACCCTCATGAACAGGTTTTCTACATGATCtacaaaataattcaatatCTCGCACGGCATAAAAACATTGGAATACACTATGATCGGGATCTTGATAAAGACAAGAAAATTATCGGTATTACAGATGCTTCAGTGGGTTCAGAATATGATGCACAATCAAGAATTGGAGTTATAATACGGTACGAAAGGAATATTCACAATGTTTATTCCAATAAAAGCACAAATAGATGTTTGTTCTCAACTGAAGCAGAACTTCATGCAATCTATGAAGGTTATGCAGACTCAGAGACACTGAAGGCAACCTTAACAGAACTAGGAGAAGGAGATAATAGAAACATTGTCATGATCACTGACTCGAAACCCTCTATTCAAAGTTTAAACCGTAGTTATCAACAAcctaaagaaaaattcactTGGATAAAAAcggaaataataaaagagaaaatcaaGGAGAAGGTTATAAAACTGTTAAAAATCActggcaaagaaaacattgcAGATTTACTTACAAAACCAGTATCAATCtctgattttgaaagattcataaaagtattgaaaaatcaGATAACATCACAGGATATTTTGGTCTCAACACAGCGGATATCTGTTGAAGTACAATAA
- the SPP382 gene encoding mRNA splicing protein SPP382 (similar to Saccharomyces cerevisiae SPP382 (YLR424W); ancestral locus Anc_4.301) translates to MESKTTEKEEVACVLVHHNMAESGSDGNNNFFFKRRRIDPCNYSDEEEEKDDTSSPSNGIAYREDSLEGIDNSRPMNSKLTKKYGIGAKLLSKMGYVAGKGLGKDGSGIATPIEAQSRPLHNAGLGMFSRTMNSNYSYEDDDELSSEDELAEGARQVKFNKTSTEILGEPAFHDADDIVIVRTLRELRIADVQLPDKITKEMNLLNKVSKSKKDAFMKTLQKLLAIQKSLEVIRERTLPLELQLRQHDEQKALLSDLEASLKDESKDLSLFDKISTILKLSDDDLIDRLISSLLDKELSIDLDWDPLEKPNNILDQLTLIVELLAYRMDTASKFLNRTQTTLFKIIYPKLEKFWKEFDLTKRKIDYTIALLLDFEQVLNFIECKQHIMEKYIYPKLLQSLDNWKLQDEEKFVSPRIWALDFMVLIDDKIRDVLVNKIEAKFLSYCQNWYHREPLCISNADIIFIRELLCEKTYYRILCKEFLPKFIDVLWESHNDPIFELEDWKEEQQSGEKDSGFFYFMKKLRRYAHYFHPKQYQLLLRGTFNNINKILYQWHLYSTVEDLHKSKWWLNWLINVMFEDSLPTEVELLEVRKSYEIFAMSERFCVDKSVLDEDFDLDESLRNLMEVQVIDDNTKTGKEPVYTVQNIPLTKVTNSFKDVVEDYCLEKGYLISKIPNRYTQLPYGQDQDSVVPLFEIRNGKRTVDVALKHDVLWLEDTNGTFQPTYLWALSF, encoded by the coding sequence ATGGAAAGCAAAACGACcgagaaagaagaagtagcTTGCGTTTTAGTGCATCATAACATGGCAGAATCAGGTTCTGATGGAAATAataacttctttttcaaaagaagaagaatcgATCCCTGTAATTACAGCgatgaggaagaggagAAGGATGATACATCAAGTCCGAGTAATGGTATAGCATATAGAGAGGACTCTTTGGAAGGCATTGATAACAGCCGCCCAATGAACTCCAAATTAACAAAGAAATATGGTATTGGCGCAAAGTTACTTTCGAAGATGGGCTATGTTGCAGGGAAAGGGCTTGGTAAGGATGGCTCTGGTATAGCTACACCGATCGAAGCTCAAAGCCGACCCCTGCATAATGCTGGTCTGGGGATGTTTTCGAGAACTATGAACAGTAACTATTCCTacgaagatgacgatgagTTAAGCTCTGAGGATGAGTTGGCAGAAGGCGCAAGGCAAGTCAAATTTAACAAAACTTCTACGGAAATTTTAGGCGAGCCTGCGTTTCATGACGCTGATGATATAGTCATTGTGCGAACACTGAGGGAGTTGAGAATAGCAGATGTTCAATTACCTGATAAGAttacaaaagaaatgaatttGCTGAATAAAGTATCGAAGTCAAAAAAGGATGCATTTATGAAAACGTTACAAAAACTATTAGCTATACAGAAAAGCCTCGAAGTAATTCGCGAACGAACCCTCCCGTTGGAATTGCAACTCAGACAGCATGATGAACAAAAGGCCCTTCTGTCTGATTTAGAAGCTAGCTTAAAAGATGAGAGTAAAGATCTCTCACTTTTTGACAAGATTAGTACTATTTTGAAGTTGTCCGATGATGACCTTATCGATAGGTTAATTTCCAGTTTATTGGACAAAGAATTATCGATAGATTTGGATTGGGATCCTTTAGAAAAACCAAATAATATACTTGACCAATTGACCCTGATTGTCGAACTACTAGCATATAGGATGGATACGGCATCGAAGTTCTTGAACAGGACACAAACAACTCTTTTTAAAATAATTTACCCCAAGCTTGAGaagttttggaaagaatttGATCTGACTAAACGGAAAATTGACTATACCATTGCTTTATTATTAGATTTTGAACAAGTGCtgaattttattgaatgtAAACAACATATTATGGAGAAATATATTTATCCAAAACTGTTGCAGTCGCTGGATAATTGGAAGCTTCAAGATGAAGAGAAGTTTGTTTCACCAAGAATTTGGGCTCTAGATTTTATGGTTCTGATTGATGATAAGATCAGGGATGTTCTTGTGAACAAGATCGAAGCCAAATTTCTCTCATATTGCCAAAATTGGTACCATAGGGAACCACTCTGTATATCTAACGCGGACATTATATTCATCAGAGAGCTTTTGTGCGAGAAAACCTATTATAGAATTTTATGCAAGGAGTTTCTTCCTAAATTCATAGACGTGCTATGGGAAAGCCATAATGATCCCATATTTGAATTGGAGGattggaaagaagaacaacagAGTGGGGAAAAAGATTCAGgatttttctatttcatgaaaaaattgagaagATATGCgcattattttcatcctAAACAGTATCAATTGCTGTTACGGGGAACGTTCAATAACATTAATAAAATCCTTTATCAGTGGCACCTTTACAGCACAGTGGAAGACTTGCATAAGTCCAAATGGTGGCTTAATTGGTTGATTAATGTGATGTTTGAAGATTCCCTACCAACAGAAGTAGAATTATTGGAAGTCAGAAAAAGTTATGAAATATTTGCCATGTCCGAAAGATTTTGTGTTGATAAATCCGTACTGGATGAAGATTTCGATTTGGACGAGAGTTTGCGAAATTTAATGGAAGTACAAGTAATCGACGACAATacaaaaactggaaaagaaCCTGTTTATACTGTACAAAACATTCCACTTACGAAGGTTACTAACTCATTTAAGGACGTGGTTGAAGACTACTGCCTGGAAAAGGGTTATTTAATCAGTAAAATACCAAATAGATATACTCAACTGCCATATGGACAAGATCAAGATAGCGTGGTTCCTTTGTTTGAGATCCGAAACGGAAAGAGAACAGTAGATGTGGCTTTAAAGCACGATGTCCTTTGGCTGGAGGATACCAATGGGACGTTCCAACCAACTTACTTATGGGCGCTTAGTTTTTAA
- the SKDI12G4500 gene encoding uncharacterized protein: protein MEVFDMKIKYNRTEIPDKLIIPTNTIFTKKRNGIYKARIVCRGDIQTPDTYNVIATESLNHNHIKIFLIANNRNMFMKTLDINHAFLYAKLEEEIYIPHPHDRRCVVKLNKALYGLKQSPKVWNDHLRQYLNSIGLEDNT, encoded by the coding sequence ATGGAGGTTTTTGATATGAAAATCAAGTATAACAGGACAGAAATTCCTGATAAATTAATAATTCCCacaaatacaatttttacaaagaaaagaaatggtatTTATAAAGCAAGGATTGTGTGTAGAGGTGATATTCAGACACCGGACACTTACAACGTAATAGCTACGGAATCCTTAAATCACAATCAtattaaaatttttctaattGCGAACAACAGAAATATGTTTATGAAAACTTTGGACATCAATCATGCGTTCTTATATGCtaaattggaagaagaaatatacaTCCCGCATCCACACGACAGGAGATGTGTAGTTAAACTCAATAAAGCATTGTATGGTCTTAAGCAGAGTCCTAAAGTATGGAACGACCATCTAAGACAGTACTTGAATAGTATTGGATTAGAAGATAACACTTAA